The following proteins are co-located in the Polymorphospora rubra genome:
- a CDS encoding Imm1 family immunity protein, with protein MKVTWAYDRGDHRDTHQVDITDPTALDRLLRQIHERDEPVVVTIYDEPADDTDLPPGVQVGLGHATHAFVVHITDDGGYDTDPDVPAPATAISFDLGGVPTEYPADHLRLRPETAIQKAVDSL; from the coding sequence ATGAAGGTGACCTGGGCCTACGACCGCGGTGACCACCGGGACACCCACCAGGTCGACATCACCGACCCGACAGCACTCGACCGTCTGCTCCGACAGATCCACGAACGAGACGAACCCGTCGTCGTCACCATCTACGACGAACCCGCCGACGACACTGACCTGCCACCCGGCGTCCAGGTCGGCCTAGGCCACGCCACCCACGCCTTCGTCGTCCACATCACCGACGACGGCGGCTACGACACCGACCCCGACGTCCCCGCCCCAGCCACCGCGATCTCCTTCGACCTCGGCGGAGTCCCCACTGAGTACCCCGCCGACCATCTCCGCCTCCGCCCCGAAACCGCCATCCAGAAAGCCGTCGACTCTCTGTGA
- a CDS encoding DddA-like double-stranded DNA deaminase toxin has translation MPFTRPWSPSRNAVPPPDNERRSRSARREQSAARETEPGWGVPDKGSPAPGTGSRPTTEQLPSWLAQAARDLPRRQPKDPTSGVALIAGERIPMRSSRTPDAAADLKPAYRLIATTTDHLEAKLAARMRRDHITDAAVLTNNQPYGCERILPQLLPAGSRLTVYVSDDDGQVRHWRTYIGNGKAIA, from the coding sequence ATGCCGTTCACCAGGCCCTGGTCGCCGTCGCGCAACGCGGTGCCACCGCCCGACAACGAGCGCAGATCGCGATCAGCGAGGCGAGAACAATCGGCGGCACGGGAAACCGAGCCTGGGTGGGGCGTACCCGACAAGGGATCACCCGCACCCGGCACTGGGTCCCGCCCGACGACGGAGCAATTGCCGTCCTGGCTGGCGCAGGCCGCCCGAGACCTTCCGAGACGACAGCCCAAAGACCCGACATCGGGAGTCGCGCTCATCGCCGGCGAGCGGATACCGATGCGATCCAGCCGCACCCCCGACGCCGCCGCGGACCTCAAACCGGCCTACCGGCTCATCGCCACGACCACCGACCACCTCGAGGCCAAGCTCGCCGCCCGAATGCGCCGAGACCACATCACCGACGCCGCCGTGCTCACCAACAATCAGCCCTACGGCTGCGAGAGAATCCTTCCCCAACTCCTGCCGGCCGGCTCGCGGCTGACCGTCTACGTCAGCGACGATGACGGACAGGTGCGGCACTGGCGCACCTACATCGGAAACGGAAAGGCGATCGCATGA